One Yimella lutea DNA window includes the following coding sequences:
- a CDS encoding pilus assembly protein, with protein sequence MRHALSTLVERIRVRLREPERGSAVLEFLVVGVLLTLPVFYLVITLSRMQAGAYAVSGAAREAGRMYVTASDDASAAGRADAGAALVFADHGLSGDMTVACSASPCLTRGAQVTVRTAVDVDLPLVPDFLGAVVPTSVRMTSTHVESVGKYRE encoded by the coding sequence ATGAGGCATGCTCTGAGCACGCTGGTCGAGCGGATACGCGTCCGATTGCGGGAACCCGAACGCGGCAGCGCCGTGCTGGAGTTCCTCGTCGTCGGTGTGCTGCTCACACTGCCGGTCTTCTATCTGGTCATCACCTTGTCCAGGATGCAGGCCGGGGCCTACGCGGTCTCCGGGGCGGCGCGCGAAGCCGGCCGCATGTACGTCACCGCCTCGGACGACGCGAGCGCGGCCGGACGCGCCGATGCAGGGGCGGCGTTGGTGTTCGCCGATCATGGTCTGAGCGGCGATATGACGGTCGCCTGCTCAGCATCGCCGTGCCTGACCCGTGGCGCCCAGGTCACCGTGCGCACCGCTGTTGACGTCGATCTCCCGCTGGTGCCCGATTTCCTCGGGGCAGTGGTTCCCACCTCCGTGCGCATGACCAGCACTCACGTCGAATCGGTGGGGAAGTACCGCGAATGA
- a CDS encoding AAA family ATPase, giving the protein MSLHSVDADRYDEDGVLTRRTWQPVDLAEVLAGKWQAPTATIGRRSDGRGLFYPGKAHTIASESEGGKTWLALIAAADEMAAGHHVGYIDFEDAEGPVVWRLLTLGVPPEVIAERFHYFRPEEAITDALARIDLAGFMSSRAPTLVILDGITEGMTLHGLDPLNNKDAAMFGRLLVRPLTSYGAAVVSLDHVTKSAEGRGRYAIGAVHKLNALDGAAYVLENRSKFGRGLVGRSSVLIAKDRPGDLRKDARPASGGLHWFADLVIDASDPDESCIVGEVRAPEDGAREAHRPTMMMQRVADTLTEHPQGLAQRVLCDVVTGKTETIRTALSHLIADGYVSPTPHRLVKPYPGENGGQE; this is encoded by the coding sequence ATGAGTCTGCACAGTGTCGACGCCGACCGCTACGACGAGGACGGCGTGCTGACCCGGCGAACCTGGCAGCCGGTCGACCTCGCCGAAGTGCTCGCCGGCAAGTGGCAGGCACCGACAGCGACCATCGGACGACGCTCGGACGGGCGCGGCCTGTTCTACCCCGGCAAGGCTCACACGATCGCATCCGAATCGGAGGGTGGAAAGACCTGGTTGGCCCTCATCGCCGCTGCCGACGAAATGGCAGCCGGCCACCACGTCGGCTACATCGATTTCGAGGACGCGGAAGGGCCGGTTGTGTGGCGCCTGCTGACACTCGGTGTTCCGCCCGAAGTCATCGCGGAACGGTTCCACTACTTCCGACCTGAGGAAGCGATCACCGACGCGTTGGCACGGATCGACCTGGCCGGTTTCATGTCGTCGCGGGCGCCGACGCTGGTGATCCTCGATGGCATTACCGAGGGCATGACGTTGCACGGCCTCGACCCGCTCAACAACAAGGACGCGGCCATGTTTGGGCGGTTGCTGGTGCGTCCGCTGACCTCCTACGGCGCCGCCGTCGTCTCACTCGATCACGTCACGAAGTCGGCAGAGGGCCGAGGACGCTATGCCATTGGTGCAGTACACAAGTTGAACGCGCTCGACGGTGCCGCGTACGTGCTCGAAAACCGATCCAAGTTCGGGCGCGGCCTGGTCGGTCGGTCTTCGGTGCTCATCGCCAAGGACCGGCCCGGTGACCTTCGGAAGGATGCACGCCCCGCGTCCGGTGGTCTGCACTGGTTCGCCGACCTGGTGATCGACGCCAGCGATCCGGACGAGTCATGCATCGTCGGCGAAGTTCGAGCACCCGAGGACGGCGCCCGCGAAGCTCACCGGCCCACGATGATGATGCAGCGCGTCGCCGACACCCTCACCGAGCACCCGCAAGGACTCGCACAACGCGTTCTCTGCGATGTCGTGACGGGCAAGACGGAGACAATCCGCACGGCGCTGTCACATCTCATCGCAGACGGCTACGTGAGCCCGACGCCTCACCGTTTGGTGAAGCCGTACCCCGGCGAGAACGGGGGTCAGGAATGA
- a CDS encoding type II secretion system F family protein has translation MIPVVSVLFGLGVFCIYWSFWPRMQAKPKSKVTAVDRLRSDLAVSGVRGFSLPMLTFICGGSALLVFLVAMAATGVIPVALCFAVLAGYGPIALVRSQAHKRRHNRRELWPDAVDHIASAVRAGLALPEALAQLAIRGPEELRPAFAQFAQEYRTSGDFQRCLDDLKQRLADPVADRLVESLRLAREVGGTDLGRLLRTLSTFLRDDARTRAELEARQSWTVNAARLALVAPWLVLLMLATRGSSLQAYSSGTGVAILTIGGLVSFAAYRIMRRIGRLPSEIRVMA, from the coding sequence ATGATCCCGGTCGTCAGTGTCTTGTTCGGCCTGGGCGTCTTCTGCATCTACTGGTCCTTCTGGCCGCGTATGCAAGCCAAGCCGAAGTCCAAGGTCACCGCCGTCGACCGGTTGCGCAGCGACCTTGCGGTCAGCGGCGTTCGCGGATTCTCCCTGCCGATGCTCACCTTCATCTGCGGCGGAAGTGCGCTGCTGGTGTTCCTGGTCGCCATGGCGGCCACCGGGGTGATTCCGGTGGCACTCTGCTTCGCCGTCCTTGCCGGCTACGGCCCGATCGCGCTCGTCCGTAGCCAGGCACACAAACGGCGGCACAACCGCCGTGAACTCTGGCCGGACGCGGTCGATCACATTGCCTCCGCGGTCCGCGCCGGGCTTGCCCTGCCCGAAGCGTTGGCGCAGTTGGCGATTCGCGGACCGGAGGAGCTGCGACCGGCGTTCGCGCAATTCGCCCAGGAGTATCGAACCTCGGGTGACTTCCAGCGATGCCTGGACGATCTCAAGCAGCGCCTCGCCGACCCGGTGGCCGACCGACTGGTCGAATCGCTGCGGCTGGCACGCGAGGTAGGTGGCACCGACCTCGGGCGACTGCTGCGCACCCTGTCGACCTTCCTGCGCGACGATGCGCGCACCCGCGCTGAGTTGGAGGCGCGGCAGTCCTGGACTGTGAACGCCGCTCGACTGGCACTCGTGGCGCCGTGGTTGGTGCTGCTGATGTTGGCCACGCGCGGCAGCAGCCTGCAGGCATACAGCAGCGGAACAGGGGTGGCGATCCTGACGATCGGCGGCCTGGTGTCGTTCGCTGCCTACCGGATCATGCGCCGGATCGGCCGGCTGCCCAGCGAGATCCGAGTGATGGCATGA
- the prfB gene encoding peptide chain release factor 2: MAVDFAVELKELRATMKSVSDVTDMGALRAQITDLEEQSGAPDLWDDPDKAQQVTSALSRANSEIERIETMDQRIDDLEVLVEMATEENDADTLAEAERELISIRKAVGELEVRTLLNGEWDQREAVVTIRAGAGGVDAADFAEMLMRMYLRWAERHGYPTKVMDTSYAEEAGLKSATFEVNVPYAYGHLSVEAGTHRLVRISPFDNQGRRQTSFAAVEVIPLIEQTDSIEIPENELKIDVFRSSGPGGQSVNTTDSAVRMTHIPTGVVVSMQNEKSQIQNRAAALRVMQSRLLLLKRQEEAAQRKELAGDSTASWGDQMRSYVLNPYQMVKDLRTEQETGNTSAVFDGEIDAFIEAGIRWKRTGEKD, encoded by the coding sequence GTGGCTGTTGATTTTGCGGTGGAACTGAAGGAACTTCGTGCGACGATGAAGTCGGTGAGTGACGTGACCGACATGGGCGCGCTCCGGGCTCAGATCACCGACCTCGAGGAGCAGTCCGGCGCCCCCGACCTTTGGGACGACCCCGACAAGGCGCAGCAGGTGACCAGCGCTCTTTCGCGCGCCAACTCCGAGATCGAGCGCATCGAGACCATGGACCAGCGCATCGACGACCTCGAGGTACTGGTCGAGATGGCCACCGAGGAGAACGACGCCGACACCCTCGCCGAAGCCGAGCGTGAGCTGATCTCGATCCGCAAGGCCGTCGGCGAACTCGAAGTGCGCACCCTGTTGAACGGCGAATGGGACCAGCGCGAGGCCGTCGTCACGATCCGCGCCGGAGCGGGTGGCGTCGACGCCGCCGACTTCGCCGAGATGCTCATGCGCATGTACCTGCGCTGGGCCGAGCGTCACGGCTACCCGACCAAGGTGATGGACACCAGCTACGCCGAGGAGGCCGGCCTGAAGTCGGCCACCTTCGAGGTCAACGTGCCCTACGCGTACGGACACCTGTCGGTCGAGGCCGGCACCCACCGCCTGGTGCGGATCAGCCCGTTCGACAACCAGGGCCGACGCCAGACCAGCTTCGCCGCGGTTGAAGTGATCCCGTTGATCGAGCAGACCGACTCGATCGAGATCCCCGAGAACGAGCTCAAGATCGATGTCTTCCGCTCCAGCGGCCCCGGCGGCCAGAGCGTCAACACCACCGACTCGGCGGTGCGCATGACGCACATCCCGACCGGTGTGGTCGTCTCGATGCAGAACGAGAAGAGCCAGATCCAGAACCGCGCCGCCGCCCTGCGCGTCATGCAGTCCCGACTGCTGTTGCTCAAGCGCCAGGAGGAGGCCGCACAGCGCAAGGAACTGGCGGGCGACTCCACCGCGAGCTGGGGCGACCAGATGCGCTCGTACGTGCTGAACCCGTACCAGATGGTCAAGGACCTGCGCACCGAGCAGGAGACCGGCAATACCTCGGCAGTCTTCGACGGCGAGATCGACGCCTTCATCGAGGCCGGCATCCGCTGGAAGCGCACCGGCGAAAAAGACTGA
- a CDS encoding potassium channel family protein, translating into MSERTGRAERWERATEWPLMAAAVAFLVAYALPILWPDVGATVRAVCEVAQWLAWALFVLDYVVRLLLAQHRGRWVLRHLLDLAVIALPLLRPLRLLRLVTLLNVLNRRASVGLRGRVAVYLAGGSVLLSFVAALAVLDAERLNPDASITSFGDAWWWALTTMTTVGYGDTFPVTTTGRFIAAALMVGGIALLGTVTATLASWLADRVREEEAASDDVLVELRALRREIAELRAGQADSSQARTT; encoded by the coding sequence ATGAGTGAACGAACCGGGCGTGCTGAGCGTTGGGAGCGCGCCACTGAGTGGCCCCTGATGGCGGCTGCGGTCGCGTTCCTGGTGGCGTACGCCTTGCCGATCCTGTGGCCCGATGTGGGCGCCACCGTTCGCGCGGTCTGCGAAGTGGCGCAGTGGCTGGCGTGGGCGTTGTTCGTCCTCGACTACGTTGTGCGCCTGTTGCTCGCCCAGCACCGTGGTCGCTGGGTGCTGCGGCACCTGCTCGACCTGGCCGTCATCGCACTCCCGCTGCTGCGTCCGCTGCGGCTGTTGCGATTGGTGACCTTGCTGAACGTCCTGAACCGTCGCGCGTCGGTTGGTCTCCGTGGCCGTGTGGCTGTGTACCTGGCCGGCGGCTCGGTGCTGCTGTCATTCGTTGCGGCGCTGGCCGTGCTCGACGCCGAGCGGTTGAACCCGGATGCTTCGATCACGTCGTTCGGTGATGCGTGGTGGTGGGCGTTGACCACGATGACCACGGTCGGTTACGGCGACACGTTCCCGGTGACCACCACCGGGCGGTTCATCGCGGCGGCGCTGATGGTGGGTGGCATCGCGTTGCTCGGAACTGTCACCGCCACGTTGGCGTCATGGCTGGCTGACCGCGTGCGTGAGGAAGAGGCCGCGTCCGACGACGTGCTGGTGGAACTGCGTGCGCTGCGGCGAGAGATCGCCGAGCTGCGAGCCGGTCAAGCAGACAGTTCGCAGGCGCGGACCACCTGA
- a CDS encoding recombinase family protein, with translation MRAAIYLRQSEDRLDDRRAIARQLADCEALAERAGCTVVGTYVDNDKSASSGKPRPEWDRMLESLGRNEFGVLICWHTDRLYRRLRDLVDLVELAETRSLRILAVNAGDIDLTSPAGRMLAGMLGSAARYEVEQKSVRQRAANRQRAERGISIWTRRPFGFDRDGHDVRIVPAEAKEIRDAAKKVLAGHTLASITRDLNGRGVRTTLGHPWTVTALRRVLTNPRVAGRIVYNGEAYGDAPWKPIVQPAEFDRLTAMLRDPKRRLTNDTRLKHWLSGALICEADESRMYATIAWTRTGTKYHVYQCKKCKRTRKLADVDALVEGVILGRIESEDVASLLGVKPDVMELQAEVDELRSRRDGLAALLADGLLSPDAVREQAQKLGHRIDVLERSISRALGDSPVADLADAPDVRAAWSELGAKQRRAVAETLVEIRILAAGKGTRFDPGTVRIEWKA, from the coding sequence GTGCGAGCCGCCATCTACCTCCGTCAGTCGGAGGACCGCCTAGACGATCGACGTGCCATCGCGCGGCAGCTCGCCGACTGTGAAGCATTGGCCGAGCGGGCGGGCTGCACTGTCGTCGGGACGTACGTCGACAACGACAAGTCGGCGTCAAGCGGGAAGCCGCGGCCCGAGTGGGACCGGATGCTAGAAAGCCTGGGGCGCAATGAGTTCGGCGTACTGATCTGCTGGCACACCGACCGCCTTTATCGTCGCCTGCGTGATCTGGTCGACCTGGTGGAGTTGGCCGAGACCCGCTCCCTGCGCATCCTCGCGGTGAACGCTGGTGACATCGATCTGACGTCGCCGGCGGGCCGCATGCTCGCCGGAATGCTCGGGAGCGCGGCCCGATACGAGGTCGAGCAGAAGAGCGTTCGGCAGCGGGCCGCGAATCGACAGCGAGCCGAGCGCGGCATTTCGATTTGGACCCGACGACCGTTCGGCTTCGATCGTGACGGCCATGACGTCCGAATCGTCCCCGCCGAGGCGAAGGAGATTCGTGACGCCGCGAAGAAGGTGCTTGCCGGGCACACGCTTGCGAGCATCACCCGCGACCTGAACGGCCGGGGTGTCAGGACGACGCTCGGGCACCCGTGGACCGTGACGGCGCTGCGGCGCGTGCTGACCAACCCTCGCGTTGCCGGACGCATCGTCTACAACGGCGAGGCCTATGGCGATGCACCGTGGAAACCGATCGTGCAACCGGCAGAATTCGACCGTCTGACCGCGATGCTCCGTGACCCGAAACGCCGCCTGACCAACGACACGCGGTTGAAGCACTGGTTATCGGGTGCGCTGATCTGCGAAGCGGACGAGTCGCGCATGTACGCGACGATCGCCTGGACCCGCACGGGCACGAAGTACCACGTCTACCAGTGCAAGAAGTGCAAGCGGACGCGCAAACTCGCTGACGTCGATGCGCTGGTAGAAGGTGTGATTCTTGGTCGCATCGAGTCCGAGGACGTGGCTTCGCTGCTGGGCGTGAAGCCGGACGTGATGGAACTGCAGGCGGAGGTCGACGAGTTGCGCAGCCGCCGTGATGGGCTCGCGGCATTGCTGGCGGATGGACTGCTGTCGCCGGACGCAGTACGCGAACAGGCGCAGAAGCTCGGGCACCGCATCGACGTGTTGGAGCGGAGCATTTCCAGGGCTCTGGGCGATTCGCCCGTGGCCGACCTCGCCGATGCGCCGGACGTGCGGGCGGCCTGGTCCGAGCTCGGCGCGAAACAGCGCCGGGCGGTCGCTGAGACCCTGGTAGAGATTCGGATTCTGGCCGCTGGCAAAGGAACTCGGTTCGATCCTGGAACCGTTCGCATCGAGTGGAAAGCGTAG
- the ftsE gene encoding cell division ATP-binding protein FtsE → MITFENVTKRYTVSTDPALADVSIDVGRGDFAFLIGTSGSGKSTMLQLMTRQITASRGAILVAGRDLRTLPDRHVPQLRRDIGVVFQDFRLLENKTVTQNVAFALQVLGTKRHRIKQMVPEILELVSLDGLAKRRPHELSGGEQQRVAIARAMVKKPQILLADEPTGNLDPDTSTEIVKVLERINKTGTTVVVATHDERIVDLFRKRVIELHNGKLVRDEQLGSYIAEPEPGVRRRGRLVN, encoded by the coding sequence ATGATCACCTTCGAGAACGTCACCAAGCGGTACACAGTCAGCACCGACCCGGCACTGGCGGATGTGTCGATCGACGTGGGGCGCGGCGACTTCGCCTTCCTCATCGGGACCTCCGGCTCCGGCAAGTCGACGATGCTGCAGTTGATGACCCGCCAGATCACCGCGTCCCGCGGCGCGATCCTGGTCGCGGGCCGCGACCTGCGTACGTTGCCCGACCGGCACGTGCCGCAACTGCGCCGGGACATCGGGGTCGTCTTCCAGGATTTCCGGTTGCTGGAGAACAAGACCGTCACGCAGAACGTCGCGTTCGCCCTGCAAGTGCTCGGTACCAAGCGGCACCGGATCAAGCAGATGGTGCCCGAGATCCTCGAACTGGTCTCCCTCGACGGCCTGGCCAAACGGCGACCGCACGAGTTGTCCGGCGGCGAGCAGCAGCGCGTCGCGATCGCGCGGGCGATGGTGAAGAAGCCCCAGATTCTACTGGCCGACGAACCGACCGGAAACCTGGACCCTGACACCAGCACTGAGATCGTGAAGGTGCTGGAGCGGATCAACAAGACGGGTACGACCGTCGTGGTCGCAACCCACGACGAGCGCATCGTCGACCTGTTCCGCAAGCGGGTCATCGAACTGCACAATGGCAAGTTGGTGCGCGACGAGCAACTCGGCAGCTACATCGCCGAGCCTGAACCCGGCGTCCGTCGGCGCGGACGGTTGGTGAACTGA
- a CDS encoding CpaF family protein: MNGIQVIEGEVRELIRRRRLDPVGDRASLHSLVHDVVQDYEERTLHGGLEPLGDRDVATRSVLDSVLGFGALQQYLDDPTIEEIWLNDPNRVFVARHGVSELTPTILTEHDVRNLVERMLKPSGRRVDLSSPFVDATLPDGSRLHVAIPDVTPGRWYINIRKFVARAHSLDDLVTLGSLNRHAAQFLRAAVASGLNILVTGGTQAGKTTMLNCLAAAIPPTERVVSCEEVFELKLNLRDWAALQCRQPSLEGTGEIPLRRLVKEALRMRPSRIIVGEVRQEESLDLLIAMNSGLPGMASLHANSAREALVKMCTLPLLAGPNVGSQFVMPTVASSIDLIVHVGLERDGKRVVREIAAVPGRFEGSVIELAELFVRRDGELVRGEGFPPHQERFARAGYDVADLLGDRR; this comes from the coding sequence ATGAACGGTATCCAGGTCATCGAGGGCGAAGTCCGCGAACTCATTCGTCGACGTCGCCTCGACCCGGTCGGGGACCGTGCCTCGCTGCACTCGCTCGTGCACGACGTCGTTCAGGACTACGAGGAGCGCACGCTGCACGGTGGGCTCGAGCCGCTCGGTGACCGTGATGTCGCCACACGCAGTGTGCTCGATTCCGTCCTCGGTTTCGGGGCACTGCAGCAGTACCTCGACGACCCGACGATCGAGGAGATCTGGCTGAACGATCCGAACCGGGTCTTCGTGGCGCGACACGGCGTATCCGAACTCACCCCGACGATCCTGACAGAGCACGACGTCCGCAATCTGGTCGAGCGGATGCTCAAGCCGTCCGGTCGACGGGTCGACCTTTCCTCACCGTTCGTGGACGCAACCTTGCCGGACGGGTCCCGGCTGCACGTCGCGATTCCGGATGTGACCCCGGGCCGCTGGTACATCAACATCCGAAAGTTCGTCGCCAGAGCACACTCGCTGGACGATCTGGTCACGCTGGGTTCACTCAACCGGCACGCAGCCCAGTTTCTGCGAGCCGCCGTCGCCAGTGGCCTCAACATCCTGGTGACTGGAGGTACGCAAGCCGGCAAGACGACGATGCTCAACTGTCTGGCAGCCGCGATCCCACCCACCGAGCGGGTGGTGTCCTGCGAAGAAGTCTTCGAGCTGAAGCTCAATCTGCGTGACTGGGCAGCGCTGCAATGCCGCCAACCGAGTCTCGAGGGCACCGGGGAGATCCCGCTGCGGCGCCTGGTCAAGGAAGCGCTGCGCATGCGCCCCTCCCGGATCATCGTCGGTGAGGTGCGCCAGGAGGAGAGCCTCGACCTGCTGATCGCAATGAACAGCGGTTTACCCGGCATGGCGAGCCTGCACGCCAACTCCGCACGCGAGGCACTGGTGAAGATGTGCACGCTGCCGCTGCTTGCCGGACCGAATGTGGGTTCGCAGTTCGTGATGCCGACTGTCGCCAGCTCGATCGACTTGATCGTGCACGTCGGGCTCGAACGCGACGGGAAGCGTGTTGTTCGGGAGATCGCCGCGGTACCAGGGCGATTCGAGGGAAGCGTCATCGAATTGGCCGAGTTGTTCGTACGGCGTGACGGGGAACTGGTGCGGGGCGAGGGATTCCCGCCGCACCAGGAACGTTTCGCGCGCGCCGGGTACGACGTCGCCGACCTCTTGGGGGACCGACGATGA
- a CDS encoding WhiB family transcriptional regulator: MTTTATDALTQALVRMAEAGDRPRCGEPGAHELWLSEDTEDRAQAARWCAGCSVLAECAAAAGELKASFGVWAGRDYGERASRRTVAEQ; the protein is encoded by the coding sequence ATGACGACCACGGCCACGGACGCACTCACGCAGGCGTTGGTGCGCATGGCCGAGGCAGGTGACCGGCCCCGCTGCGGTGAGCCCGGCGCGCACGAACTGTGGTTGTCGGAGGACACCGAGGACCGGGCGCAGGCCGCCCGCTGGTGTGCAGGGTGCTCCGTCCTGGCCGAGTGCGCTGCAGCCGCCGGTGAACTCAAAGCCTCATTCGGCGTGTGGGCCGGACGCGACTACGGCGAGCGTGCCTCACGGCGAACGGTTGCGGAGCAGTGA
- a CDS encoding pilus assembly protein TadG-related protein → MRWLVRALVTRLQRDPEGGRIFVLAAGLFAILGLLVVGGIDVTAVQLAKMRVLNAADSAALEAADSVDEGSVYRGGLAGGVPLTDARVGQAAQGSLSRQEVPANVQAWQVVNGSAPGNNTAVVRVQALVRPPITGGFLSFLGTEVSVTVESRARSIVLP, encoded by the coding sequence ATGAGGTGGCTCGTGCGCGCGCTCGTCACCCGTCTGCAGCGAGACCCCGAAGGTGGACGCATCTTCGTCCTCGCGGCCGGACTGTTCGCGATACTCGGCCTCCTTGTCGTGGGTGGCATCGACGTCACGGCAGTTCAGTTGGCCAAGATGCGGGTGCTGAACGCAGCCGACTCCGCGGCCCTCGAAGCGGCCGACAGCGTGGACGAAGGATCGGTGTACCGGGGCGGGCTGGCGGGAGGAGTGCCACTGACCGACGCACGAGTGGGCCAGGCAGCGCAGGGAAGCCTGTCCCGGCAGGAGGTGCCGGCGAATGTCCAGGCCTGGCAGGTGGTGAACGGTTCGGCACCGGGCAACAACACGGCCGTCGTACGCGTCCAGGCACTGGTCCGGCCGCCGATCACCGGGGGCTTCCTGTCGTTCCTCGGCACCGAGGTATCGGTGACCGTCGAGTCACGAGCACGTTCCATCGTCCTACCGTGA
- a CDS encoding TadE family protein, which produces MPSTASTAENESDRERGSAVAEFAMVGSLLVVLFLGAFQVGFALFVRNSLTAYAVEGARYGARADSTPAAGADRTRGLIDQALDDRFSSDVSASETTEGGARVVVIKVRAQLPVLGPFGPPGGLEVSGRAYAEAQ; this is translated from the coding sequence ATGCCATCCACGGCGTCAACGGCGGAAAATGAGTCCGATCGCGAACGGGGCAGCGCCGTCGCGGAGTTCGCGATGGTCGGATCTTTACTGGTCGTGCTCTTCCTCGGTGCGTTCCAGGTGGGGTTCGCCTTGTTCGTGCGCAACTCTTTGACGGCGTACGCCGTCGAGGGTGCCCGTTACGGTGCTCGCGCCGACTCGACACCGGCTGCCGGTGCCGATCGAACCCGTGGCCTGATCGATCAAGCTTTGGACGACCGGTTCTCCAGTGACGTGAGTGCGAGTGAGACGACCGAAGGCGGTGCGCGCGTCGTCGTGATCAAGGTGCGTGCGCAACTTCCGGTGCTCGGGCCTTTCGGTCCACCAGGCGGGCTCGAAGTGTCCGGGCGGGCGTACGCGGAGGCGCAATGA
- a CDS encoding DUF6011 domain-containing protein: protein MSLDKGKRRPAKAASQKIHGGESGSIIEPDHADEPTIRCRACRHPLRAEKSVERGIGPVCFVAELGGESR, encoded by the coding sequence GTGAGTCTCGACAAAGGGAAACGCCGCCCGGCGAAGGCGGCGTCTCAGAAGATTCATGGCGGCGAATCCGGTTCCATTATAGAGCCGGATCACGCCGACGAGCCAACCATCAGGTGCCGTGCGTGTCGTCACCCGCTGCGCGCTGAGAAGTCGGTGGAGCGTGGCATCGGCCCGGTCTGTTTCGTCGCCGAGTTGGGCGGTGAGAGCCGATGA
- a CDS encoding type II secretion system F family protein, translated as MTANLGWIGALCGLVAAAGVLLLWQGLPMRRRLTLSDRIAPYVAERPRPSKYLGGPIASDQLWNSLLRKAGGVVDSVLGGSVSVRRRLERAGSNASVEDFRAEQAMYGCVAALAATGWVSLRMASGSQSPVTAVLLVLIASGAGVVLRDQLLTRAAEKRDRQILAEFPAVAELLALAVTAGEGAAAALERVARLSKGELSSELRRCLIDARAGASLPEALQGLADRTGLASLARFVDGIVVALERGTPLADVMRAQAQDARDAAKQELIELGGRRELAMMVAIVN; from the coding sequence ATGACCGCCAACCTCGGGTGGATCGGTGCCCTGTGCGGACTGGTGGCGGCCGCCGGAGTGCTGTTGCTGTGGCAGGGCCTGCCGATGCGCCGACGGTTGACATTGTCCGACCGGATCGCACCCTACGTCGCCGAGCGGCCACGTCCCTCCAAGTACCTCGGCGGCCCGATCGCGTCCGACCAACTGTGGAACTCCTTGCTACGCAAGGCCGGTGGTGTCGTCGACTCCGTGCTGGGCGGAAGTGTCTCGGTGCGTCGCCGGCTCGAACGAGCGGGCAGCAACGCGTCCGTGGAGGACTTCCGGGCTGAGCAGGCGATGTACGGCTGTGTCGCGGCGCTCGCCGCCACCGGCTGGGTGTCCTTGCGGATGGCGTCCGGATCGCAGTCGCCGGTGACCGCAGTGCTGCTGGTGCTCATCGCCTCGGGTGCAGGAGTCGTCCTGCGTGACCAACTGCTCACTCGAGCAGCTGAGAAGCGCGACCGCCAGATCCTGGCCGAATTTCCCGCAGTCGCAGAACTCCTGGCGCTCGCCGTCACTGCTGGCGAAGGTGCGGCGGCTGCTCTGGAACGTGTGGCTCGTCTGTCGAAGGGGGAGCTGTCGAGCGAACTGCGCCGGTGTCTCATCGACGCACGTGCCGGCGCCAGCCTGCCGGAAGCGTTGCAGGGTCTCGCCGACCGCACCGGGCTCGCCAGCCTGGCTCGGTTCGTCGACGGCATCGTGGTCGCTCTCGAACGCGGAACACCCCTCGCTGACGTGATGCGTGCGCAGGCGCAGGACGCGCGTGACGCCGCCAAGCAGGAACTCATCGAACTGGGTGGCCGGCGGGAACTGGCGATGATGGTAGCGATTGTCAACTAG